The genomic stretch CTTCGGCGGACTGCAGGCGTTAACCGATGTATCGTTCTCCCTGTCCGAGGGGGAGGTTGTCGGTCTGATCGGCCCCAACGGAGCAGGCAAAACTACAATTTTCAACGTTATCACCGGTGTCTATACCGCATCGTCCGGCACTGCCACCTATGACGGAAAACGCATAACCGGCCTGCGCCCTTATCAAGTACTGTCCATGGGTATCGCCCGGACATTCCAGAACATTCGCCTGTTCCAGAACATGACCGCGCTGGAGAACTGCATGGTGGCCCAGCACAGCCGATCCAAGACAGGCGTTATTGGCGCCATCCTTCGCAGCCCGTCCCAAAAACGTGAAGAGGAACGTATCCGCGAGAAATCACGAAACGCCCTCGAATTCATGGGCCTTGGCGACTATCGCAATGAAGTGGCGGCCAATCTGCCCTACGGCCATCAGCGCCGACTGGAAATCGCCCGCGCACTTGCCAGCGAGCCCAAGACCATCCTTCTCGACGAACCGGCCGCGGGGCTGAACCCCTCCGAATCCATGCAGCTCATGGAATCCATCGGCCATATCACCGACCTGGGAATCAATGTTCTCATGGTCGAACACGACATGAAAGTCGTCATGGGTATCTGCAACCGCATCGTCGTTCTTGACCACGGTGTAATGATCGCCAAGGGATTGCCTGAAGAAATTCAGAACAACCCCGACGTGATTGAGGCATATTTGGGCCAGTAGAAGAGAGAACTGGCTGAACCGAAACGAAAGGGAGAGAGTATGAAACGCATTCTTTTCATGGCCTGCATCATGGTGCTGGCCGCAACAACCGCATTTGCCGGTACCCTGAAACTGGGTTCCATGGGTCCCCTGACCGGTCCGTACGCTGCTGACGGCAACGACATTGCCAACGGCGTCCGTGTTGCCATCGAGGTCATGAAAGCCGAAGGCGGCGTTCCGGGCTTTGACGACATCACTCTGACTCCCGGCGACACCGTTTGTGACCCGCGTCAGGCTGTTGCATCCGCCAACAAGCTGATCAACGAAGAGGTTCTGGCCGTTATCGGTGCCTACTGCTCCTCCTCCACCATCCCTTCCTCGGAAACGCTGGCGGAAGAAGATATTTTCATGCTGACCCCGGCATCCACCCACCCGGATGTCACCAGCCGAGGCCTGAAAAACATGTTCCGCACTTGCGGACGTGACGACCATCAGGCTCCGGCCGCTGTCCGCTTCATGACCGAAGTCCAGGGCTACAAGTCCATCTACATCGTTGATGACAAGACCACCTACTCCCAGGGCATCGCTGACGGCGTGGCCGCTGCTGCCAAGGAAGCAGGCATGAATGTTCTCGGTCACGACCACATCAACCAGGGCGACAAGGACTTCTCCGCCATCCTGACCAAGGTCAAGACCGCCAACCCCGACATCTTCTACATCTCCCTGCAGAACTCCTCCACCGGCGCTCTGATGGTCATTCAGGCCAAGCGCCTCGGCATCGATGCAGCCCTCATGGGACAGGACGCCGTTTACCATCCGCAGATCATCGACATCGCCAAGGGTGCTGTTGAAGGCATGTTCTGCACCTTTGGTGACATCGACAAGTCTGCCCCTGCCTTCATCTCCTTCATGGAGACCTCTGCACGGCAAATCCCACACTTTTACTCTTTAACTATTTGATTTATTATGCTATTATTTCTCCATCCAAAGGAGGAAGGCATGGCTATTCGGCAGAAAGGACCTCGGTTGGGTGATTACTTCCTGGGGCACCGCAGAACCAAGACCACATTTCTGGATGAGATCAACGAACTCATCGACTGGCAGCCCATCAACGCCTTTCTGTGCAAGAAGATCAGGCGCAAGGCCAACGCCGTGGGCAATCCCGCCTATCCGCCTCTGGCGATGTTCAAGATTCTGCTCTTGCAGCGTTGGTACAACCTGAGTGATCCGGGCGTGGAGCAGGCGCTGCTCGACCGGCTCTCCTTTGTCAGATTTACCGGTTTTTCCATCGAGGACGACGTGCCGGACGAGACCACCATATGCCGTTTCCGTAACGGTTTGATCCGCCTGAAGGTGCTGGACTCCTTGCTCGACATGCTTAACCGCCAGCTTGAAGGACAAGGGCTTCTTGTCCGTGAGGGAGCCGTGGTGGACGCCTCGGTAGTCGAGTCGCAGCGGCGGCCGCGCAAGGTTATCGACGTGATGCCTGAGGACCGTTCCGAGGACGCCGAAGAACAGGATGGGCCGGTGGACTGCCGGGTCAGCTATTCGGATGACGAGGAGGCGGCCTGGCTCCGCAAGAGAAATCGGGCCTATTACGGCTACAAGCTCCATGCCGCGACGGACAGTCGAGACGGGTTTCTGCTCTGTGGTCACATCACTCCCGCGAACCATTCGGACACGGGCGAATTCGAGCGGCTCGTGAATGGCGTCGGCCTTGATCCCGGCGCACGGGTTTATGCGGACAAGGGCTATTGCAGCGGGAAGAACCGGGACATTCTGTTTGATCGCGATTTGGAGGACGGAACCATGGACAAGACGCCTCGTGGCGGCAGGCTGACAGACTTCGAAAAGACCCGCAACCGTGACATCAGCAGCATTCGGCAAATAGTCGAGCGGGCCTTCGGCACACTCAAACGTGGCTACGCATTCTTTCGGTCCCGATACGTGGGTCGTGAGAAGGTGGAGGGAGAGTTCCACATCCTCGCCATGGCGTTCAATTTGAAAAAAGCTGTTCGACTGGCGCGAGCCTGAAGGGAGAGGTGCGTCCAAAATCCGGCATTTCGGCCAGAAATGGCAGGAAAAGGCCGGGAATGAGCCCAAGCTGGGGTGCGGTCAGAACATCAAATTGGGTGCGGAGCGCAAGGCACGGACGCGAAAAGGGGATGCGCAGAGGTCTCAAATCGTAAGGAAGCGTGGACATCACATTACCTCTATACAAAAGGTGTTGCCGAGCCTACCCGTTGGTCGAACTCATTTATTGCTCACCATAAATATCATAAAGAGTAAGATCTTTTGGAAAAATGAGACGCGCCAAGCAAATTTGACTACAGCCAAATCTGCTTTTCTGTGAAAAAACAATCCTGGCCGGATAAAAACGACCTCCTCAAACGTTGTCAGAGTGAAGACACACCAATACACCGACCAAAGGAGATTGACATGTTGCAGATCACACAAATCACAGAAACTAGTTCCAACGGAATGCTCCAACGCGCTTTGGCAATATTGTTGTCGGGCATAATGATGCTTGCAATGGTATCCATGCCATACGGATTTAGCCCTGATACCCAAACGTTCTCCGCATCCGTAGCCTTTGCTGGCAATGGCGGTGGCGGTGGCGGCGGCGGAGGCGGTGGCGGCGGCAATGGCGGTGGCGGTGGCGGCGGCAATGGAGGCGGTGGCGGCGGCAATGGCGGCGGCGGAGGCGGTGGCGGCGGCAATGGCGGCGGCGGTGGCAATGGTGGCGGTCCTGACGGCAGTAATGGCCCCGACGCAAGCCACGGTGGTGGAGGATCTCAGAATGGAGGTTCCACAAAGGCAAGTCAGGGTGGAAGCACTACTGGCGGTGTCAAGGCGGGCAGCGTCCAAGATCTGACCTCTATCGATCCTGAAGAAGAAGCTAGTTTGGTTGGTCACTGGGGCGACACTGTGCAGACACGGGACCAACAGCAGGCCAGAACCCAGAGCCAGGAAATGGAGCAGCAGGGTGACATCGAGAATCAGGAAGAGACACAATAGCTAAAAGACAAATAGCAGTGCACTATGAAGATACTGAGCTTCAAACGACTTAACTTGGATAAAATGGAGAAGGAGGTGCTACGGCAAGAGCTGGTAGCCCTCCTTCCCCGACTTCGTCGTTTTGCTAGGGGGCTGACTAAAGATCCAGTCATTGCGGACGACCTGGTTCAAGATGCGTGTGAGCGCGCCCTTGAACGGCTGGACCAGGTCCGCAAAGGCACGCGCTTTGACAGTTGGATGTTCCGGATCATTCAAACCCGATGGATTGACTGTCTGCGCAAGAAAAAAGTCCGCTTCGAACACCTCTCCTTGGTCGGAGACAAAGACAGTTCGGATTCCATCGTAGACGGAAGTACAGGCAGTCCAGATGAAAATATAGACATCAAACGAGCATTAAAAACGTTGCCTGATGACCAAATCTCAGCTGTCATGCTGGTATGCATAGAGGGATACTCCTATTCCGAGGCGGCCAAAATTTTGGAAGTTCCATCTGGGACAGTGGCCAGCCGGGTTGGACGGGGAAGGATACAACTTGGAAAGGTACTCTTTTCAAGGGCCGAGGGAGAACGTAACGAACAAGAAGTTCGAGAGGAGTAACAATGACTCACGAATACAATAGAATGGAATTACAGGCATATCTGGACGGTGAACTCGATAGTGTCGGGATGGCTGAAATAGACTCGCTGATTGAGCGGAGTATAGATGCGCAAGCCTATGTGCTTGAAGCCTCTCGAAGCACCGCCTGGCTCAAAGCCGAAATGAATGCCGTGCTGGCAGAAGATATCCCTGAGCGGCTGTTGGAAACAATCAATGCTCCGACCCGCTATCAACAAAAGGTAGGATTTCCCAGAATGCTACAGGTGGCTGCTGCCATCGTGTTACTTTTTGTAGGCTTAGGAAGCGGTATGCTGCTGGATCGCGGTGAACAGGCCATACCATATGGCATGGTTGGCTACATCCCGGCCAGCTTCACCCCTGTAATTGAAGATGCCTTGGAGAATTCCCTGCGCAGAACATCCAAGGAATGGCAGGCCGATACGGGCGACCTTGCTGTCACCGTGACCCCAACTATGACATACAAAGATAATAGTGGAACATACTACCGCGAGTACCACTTGGACTTACGCATCGGCGAGGAGCGTCGTCAGATAAATGGATTGGCGTACCGGACCTCAGAGGGGCAATGGAAGACAAGCGCATTGTACTTCAACGAAAACAACAACTTAATATAATACCCTGAATCCGTGAAGATGGACAAGAACAGTGCTCCGACCTCATCCTGAGAGACAGTTTTGAGACCCGTAATGCCGAAAGTAGGACTTAGATCATCCCACCCCTCGTGCTCTCTTCTCTCAGGAGAAGTTTTCGAGCCCATGGACCCGGATTTTGAGCGTTATTGGGCGCACTTCTCCTGTCCTTATCTGGTTGTCTCGAATCCTTTCGTCTCAAACCGAGCAGAGGCGCGCGTGCATGGCCATCAGCGCTTCGCCCCAGCCTCTGCCGCCAACGACGTTCAGCCATTGTCGCCGTGCGTGCTTCACCATTCGCCCGCACATGTGCATGACTCCGCGCATTACCGTGCGAAGCCGTCTGCGGTTCGCCTTTTTCAGTCCCAGACCATCGGCGCGGAGAAGCCAATCTCCCATCATTCGCAGCATGTTATAGGCCAACATGCCGACCTGATAGAACAATTCGTTCGCAGTGAACTTGCCGGACGGCGGGCGCTCCAGATCAAGCTCGCTCTTGAGTTCAGCAAAATACTGCTCGCAGGTCCCACGGTCGCGGTAGAGTCTCAAGACGTCTTTTTCCGGGAGGTCGAGGTTTGTCCATACGGAAAAGACTGTGATTTCAGGCGACAACAAAA from Pseudodesulfovibrio profundus encodes the following:
- a CDS encoding RNA polymerase sigma factor, whose product is MKILSFKRLNLDKMEKEVLRQELVALLPRLRRFARGLTKDPVIADDLVQDACERALERLDQVRKGTRFDSWMFRIIQTRWIDCLRKKKVRFEHLSLVGDKDSSDSIVDGSTGSPDENIDIKRALKTLPDDQISAVMLVCIEGYSYSEAAKILEVPSGTVASRVGRGRIQLGKVLFSRAEGERNEQEVREE
- a CDS encoding IS5 family transposase, with the protein product MLLFLHPKEEGMAIRQKGPRLGDYFLGHRRTKTTFLDEINELIDWQPINAFLCKKIRRKANAVGNPAYPPLAMFKILLLQRWYNLSDPGVEQALLDRLSFVRFTGFSIEDDVPDETTICRFRNGLIRLKVLDSLLDMLNRQLEGQGLLVREGAVVDASVVESQRRPRKVIDVMPEDRSEDAEEQDGPVDCRVSYSDDEEAAWLRKRNRAYYGYKLHAATDSRDGFLLCGHITPANHSDTGEFERLVNGVGLDPGARVYADKGYCSGKNRDILFDRDLEDGTMDKTPRGGRLTDFEKTRNRDISSIRQIVERAFGTLKRGYAFFRSRYVGREKVEGEFHILAMAFNLKKAVRLARA
- a CDS encoding ABC transporter ATP-binding protein, whose protein sequence is MANLVLEDICVRFGGLQALTDVSFSLSEGEVVGLIGPNGAGKTTIFNVITGVYTASSGTATYDGKRITGLRPYQVLSMGIARTFQNIRLFQNMTALENCMVAQHSRSKTGVIGAILRSPSQKREEERIREKSRNALEFMGLGDYRNEVAANLPYGHQRRLEIARALASEPKTILLDEPAAGLNPSESMQLMESIGHITDLGINVLMVEHDMKVVMGICNRIVVLDHGVMIAKGLPEEIQNNPDVIEAYLGQ